Proteins co-encoded in one Dehalococcoidia bacterium genomic window:
- the atpF gene encoding ATP synthase F0 subunit B — translation MGGFFESFGINVPSLIAQAVNFGVLFGLLYLVAYKPIMRMMDARSNKIRESLEQAERIKQQADVAEQETAKKIEAAGQEARALINQAMASAENMRQKAQVDAKADAEKLIAQARGQIGQERDEAIGELRKEFADLTVLAAEKVIKRSLDKEAQRKLIEQVLEESSGLKNN, via the coding sequence ATGGGCGGGTTTTTTGAGAGTTTCGGGATAAATGTGCCGTCGTTGATAGCTCAGGCTGTCAACTTCGGGGTTTTGTTCGGGCTGCTTTATCTGGTGGCCTACAAGCCCATCATGCGCATGATGGACGCGCGCTCAAACAAAATCAGGGAAAGCTTGGAGCAGGCGGAGCGCATCAAGCAGCAGGCAGACGTAGCGGAACAGGAAACGGCTAAAAAGATCGAAGCAGCCGGACAGGAAGCCCGCGCGCTGATCAATCAGGCCATGGCTTCAGCGGAAAACATGCGCCAGAAAGCGCAGGTAGATGCCAAGGCGGATGCCGAGAAACTCATCGCGCAGGCCAGGGGCCAGATAGGTCAAGAACGCGACGAGGCTATCGGCGAGCTGCGCAAAGAGTTCGCCGACCTGACTGTTCTGGCGGCTGAAAAAGTCATCAAGCGCTCGCTGGATAAAGAAGCCCAGCGCAAGCTGATAGAGCAGGTGCTCGAGGAAAGCTCGGGTCTCAAGAATAACTAA
- the atpH gene encoding ATP synthase F1 subunit delta — MLPSRFAARRYARALFELGLAGNKLDKWQADLERVAALSRDPEVAAFLTYPRVSLKDKVGLLSRNLGDVSPEVLNLTYLLIKEGAADRLGSVALSYQKMLDERNGIERGSLTTAVPLAEAEVQDLSRRVGKILNKKVILMGQADPLLIGGFQARVAGKLLDGSTSTALATLKKELS, encoded by the coding sequence ATTTTGCCTAGCAGGTTCGCTGCCCGGCGCTACGCCCGAGCTCTTTTTGAACTGGGGCTAGCCGGGAACAAGCTGGATAAATGGCAGGCTGACCTCGAGAGGGTGGCGGCGCTCAGCCGCGACCCCGAGGTGGCGGCTTTCCTGACTTATCCCAGGGTGAGCCTGAAGGACAAGGTCGGTTTGCTTTCGCGCAACCTGGGCGACGTCAGCCCCGAAGTGCTCAATCTGACCTATCTGCTAATAAAAGAAGGCGCAGCCGACCGGCTTGGTAGCGTGGCACTTAGCTACCAGAAGATGCTGGACGAGCGTAACGGCATCGAACGCGGAAGCCTCACCACGGCGGTGCCTCTGGCTGAGGCGGAGGTCCAGGACTTGAGCCGGCGCGTGGGCAAGATACTGAATAAAAAGGTGATACTCATGGGGCAGGCCGACCCCTTACTCATCGGTGGCTTCCAGGCCAGGGTGGCCGGCAAGCTGCTCGACGGCAGCACGAGCACGGCTCTGGCGACACTTAAAAAAGAATTAAGCTAG